One region of Tumebacillus amylolyticus genomic DNA includes:
- a CDS encoding cytochrome c biogenesis CcdA family protein, whose product MFTAGNPTFWIAFLAGLLSFVSPCCLPLYPSYLSYITGVSYEQMQDQRDQGAVKRRALAHALFFVLGFSIIFVALGLSAGTIGRVFSTYSTLIRQVGGIVIIVMGLFMAGFLRVEWLMREMKWHTAKKPAGYLGAVIVGISFAAGWTPCIGPILASVLVVAATNPVSGMSLMVFYSLGFAIPFLIMAYTLGSVRWLLKYSGMLSKIGGIGMVLMGILLITNAMTSITTYLIRIFGGFTGF is encoded by the coding sequence ATGTTTACAGCAGGAAATCCAACCTTTTGGATCGCGTTCTTGGCAGGGTTGTTGTCGTTCGTCTCGCCTTGCTGTCTGCCTTTGTATCCGTCTTACTTGTCTTACATTACAGGGGTTTCGTATGAGCAGATGCAAGACCAACGGGACCAAGGAGCGGTAAAAAGGCGTGCTTTGGCACACGCCCTGTTTTTTGTGTTGGGCTTCTCCATCATCTTTGTTGCACTCGGGCTCTCAGCAGGTACGATCGGGCGAGTGTTCTCTACTTATAGCACACTCATTCGCCAGGTCGGCGGGATCGTGATCATCGTCATGGGGCTGTTTATGGCGGGATTCCTGCGTGTCGAGTGGCTCATGCGTGAAATGAAATGGCACACGGCCAAAAAGCCGGCGGGGTATCTCGGGGCTGTTATCGTCGGGATCAGTTTTGCAGCCGGGTGGACGCCGTGTATCGGCCCGATTCTGGCTTCTGTGCTTGTCGTTGCCGCCACGAATCCGGTGAGCGGAATGAGTTTAATGGTGTTTTACTCGCTCGGATTTGCAATTCCTTTTTTGATCATGGCCTACACGTTGGGCTCCGTTCGTTGGTTGCTCAAATATTCCGGAATGTTGAGCAAAATTGGGGGAATCGGGATGGTCCTCATGGGTATCCTGCTGATCACCAATGCCATGACCTCGATTACGACATACTTGATCCGTATCTTCGGAGGATTTACAGGTTTCTAA
- a CDS encoding ZIP family metal transporter — protein sequence MNEGLNALIWGIGTSAVGLGLAAVVVLLFRRFVIKVIAPALCLSAGVIFSLLLFHLVPESLEVASFWVLVIGVGLGMWVVKVLDHWFHRVIIFTENAERDLLIRSGVFVALGISLHNFPNGIALGALLHSQPNIGLDLAKAMVVHYIPEGLTMALPLVVSRMRISFLVVAYGLAVVPTGIGAWIGSLFGTVSPLFTGLFLAAAIGSILYVATFELLKQGILRLGYVYGIAAALAGGILGVFIV from the coding sequence ATGAATGAAGGGCTCAACGCTTTGATTTGGGGGATTGGCACGAGCGCAGTTGGGCTTGGATTGGCCGCCGTCGTGGTATTGCTGTTTCGGAGGTTCGTGATTAAAGTCATTGCGCCGGCACTTTGTTTATCTGCCGGCGTTATCTTTAGTCTGCTTCTCTTCCACCTTGTACCTGAAAGTCTTGAGGTTGCAAGTTTTTGGGTGCTTGTGATCGGGGTTGGTCTTGGGATGTGGGTCGTGAAAGTTTTGGATCACTGGTTTCATCGGGTGATCATCTTTACAGAGAATGCCGAACGTGACTTGTTGATCCGCAGTGGAGTCTTCGTCGCGCTCGGCATCTCACTACATAACTTTCCAAATGGGATCGCGTTGGGGGCTCTGTTGCATTCACAACCGAACATCGGACTCGACCTAGCGAAAGCGATGGTGGTACACTACATTCCGGAAGGCTTAACGATGGCTTTGCCATTGGTCGTTAGCCGGATGCGTATCTCGTTTCTTGTGGTGGCATATGGTTTGGCCGTAGTACCCACGGGGATCGGAGCTTGGATAGGTAGCCTTTTTGGGACAGTAAGTCCGCTTTTCACAGGATTGTTCTTGGCCGCCGCAATCGGCAGCATCCTCTACGTGGCAACGTTTGAGTTGTTGAAGCAAGGAATTTTACGTCTAGGATATGTGTATGGAATCGCGGCGGCCTTGGCCGGAGGGATATTGGGTGTTTTCATCGTCTAA
- a CDS encoding ATP-binding protein, with the protein MFSSSKKQSLQTKIAWILTGLAFVVVVLAAWILDSIDHYHFMQYVDQNREMRNQRIANVLSQAYERDGGWKQHTGEDVARLSSLEGLHIHLLNSEHEKVWASDTPSQEGVHDTVTIQSAGLTVGYLEISYVDPDSYSQLDYHFRQAMTQGVFSTIVPVLMIALGVSWFLSRRISRPLVEMNKLAGQMRRGNWGLRIQKPGGGVELTQLAESLNHLSEELQKQDMLRRHLTSDVAHELRTPLTTLKGHLEALSDGVWEPSKQRYDTISSEVERLIGLVSSLEKLTAAESDSLDLRNQPIDLVELSKDTVELIQPSFDQKGVKLIMHPAESVTVMLDADKWKQILLNLLDNALKYTPPEGRVEVTIKMAKRKVVFEVSDKGVGISEEHLPYLFERFYRVDRSRNRSTGGAGIGLAIVNKYVEAHGGTIQVESKIGLGTTFRIELPTIEKSLPR; encoded by the coding sequence GTGTTTTCATCGTCTAAAAAGCAATCACTTCAAACCAAAATTGCATGGATTTTGACGGGTTTGGCGTTTGTAGTCGTCGTCTTGGCAGCTTGGATTCTGGATTCGATCGACCATTACCACTTCATGCAATACGTTGATCAGAATCGGGAGATGCGCAACCAACGAATCGCCAACGTCTTATCGCAAGCCTACGAGCGAGATGGGGGATGGAAACAGCACACAGGGGAAGATGTCGCAAGATTAAGTTCCTTGGAAGGTTTGCACATCCATCTCCTGAATAGCGAGCATGAGAAAGTCTGGGCGAGTGACACGCCCTCCCAAGAAGGTGTTCACGACACGGTGACCATCCAGAGTGCCGGTCTAACGGTCGGCTACCTAGAGATTTCGTACGTTGATCCTGACTCATACAGCCAATTGGATTACCACTTTCGACAAGCGATGACGCAGGGCGTATTCAGCACCATTGTACCGGTGTTGATGATTGCGCTGGGTGTAAGCTGGTTCCTGTCACGTCGAATTTCACGGCCGCTCGTGGAGATGAACAAACTGGCAGGGCAGATGCGTCGGGGAAACTGGGGATTGCGTATTCAAAAACCGGGCGGAGGCGTAGAACTGACTCAATTGGCTGAATCGCTGAATCACCTGTCCGAAGAGTTGCAGAAACAGGATATGCTCCGCCGACATCTCACATCCGATGTCGCGCATGAATTACGTACTCCGTTGACAACGTTGAAAGGTCATCTCGAAGCGCTGAGTGATGGCGTTTGGGAACCCTCCAAGCAACGCTATGACACCATCAGCTCGGAGGTGGAACGGTTAATAGGCCTCGTGTCGAGTTTGGAGAAGTTGACGGCTGCGGAGAGTGACAGTCTGGACCTGAGAAACCAACCAATTGACTTGGTCGAGCTATCCAAAGACACTGTGGAACTGATCCAACCTTCTTTTGATCAAAAGGGGGTGAAACTGATCATGCACCCTGCTGAATCCGTCACAGTCATGTTGGATGCAGACAAATGGAAGCAGATTCTCTTGAATTTGCTGGACAACGCATTAAAGTACACCCCACCAGAAGGGCGAGTTGAAGTCACCATCAAAATGGCGAAAAGAAAGGTGGTTTTCGAAGTTTCAGACAAGGGTGTTGGGATTTCAGAGGAGCATCTGCCTTATCTATTTGAAAGGTTTTACCGCGTGGACCGATCCCGAAACCGATCAACGGGCGGTGCCGGAATTGGTCTTGCGATCGTCAATAAGTACGTAGAGGCTCATGGCGGGACCATACAGGTAGAGAGCAAAATTGGGTTAGGTACCACGTTTCGTATTGAGCTTCCAACTATAGAAAAAAGCCTTCCCCGTTAG
- a CDS encoding multicopper oxidase family protein — protein MNKKAKLIVGGTFITLAIASGFMVFMKSPGDFTNRVQVAKAKVISENGKTVKEFNLTAEPKKITLKDGVQFEAWTYGGSVPGSQIRVTEGDTVRVTLKNNLPDPTSIHWHGLPVPNAMDGIPGVTQNAVKPGESFTYEFTATTPGTYWYHSHQKSAEQEDMGLYGTIIVDPKNPTVKYDKDVTLVLDEWMAGSNNSMSGMSGMDHSNMSGMSGMDHSSMNMSGNASHDEMMKQMYNLFTVNGAAGSKIQPINLKAGERVKLRFVNAGFQTHLINLHNQPFKITDTDGQPIQVPTELKNELVAIAPGERYDIEFTASDSFTVDDYNDSAAAEDINIPVIVGGKKPQMEHTSNDKLSTVDLTKYGAKETPKDQKYNKEFQMILNNSKDASGEEKYTINGQVFPDIPPLTVKKDDWVKVTFKNVGTSDHPMHLHGHFFQVLTKNGQPLQSDIMKDTLNVRPGEEYVIAFQANNDGDWMFHCHDLHHAAAGMMTELKYEGYKPSFTPDASANNMPE, from the coding sequence ATGAACAAGAAGGCAAAATTGATCGTTGGCGGAACCTTTATCACATTGGCTATCGCTTCCGGGTTCATGGTCTTTATGAAGTCTCCCGGAGATTTTACAAATAGAGTTCAAGTCGCAAAGGCAAAAGTCATCTCTGAAAACGGCAAGACAGTTAAGGAATTCAACCTGACTGCTGAGCCGAAAAAAATCACCTTGAAAGACGGTGTCCAGTTTGAAGCTTGGACGTACGGCGGCAGCGTGCCGGGTTCACAGATCCGAGTTACGGAGGGTGACACCGTGCGCGTCACGCTGAAAAACAACCTGCCGGACCCGACCTCGATTCACTGGCACGGTCTGCCGGTCCCCAACGCGATGGACGGAATTCCGGGCGTGACGCAGAACGCAGTGAAACCGGGTGAATCTTTCACCTACGAATTTACCGCGACCACACCAGGTACCTACTGGTACCACTCCCACCAGAAAAGTGCGGAGCAAGAAGACATGGGACTCTACGGCACCATTATCGTCGATCCGAAAAATCCCACGGTGAAGTATGACAAAGACGTAACCCTCGTCCTCGACGAATGGATGGCTGGCTCGAACAACAGCATGTCGGGGATGAGCGGTATGGATCATAGCAACATGTCCGGGATGTCTGGCATGGATCACAGCAGTATGAATATGAGCGGCAACGCTTCTCATGACGAGATGATGAAGCAAATGTACAACCTCTTCACAGTCAACGGTGCGGCTGGTTCCAAGATTCAGCCGATCAATCTCAAAGCCGGCGAGCGCGTGAAGTTGCGCTTCGTCAACGCTGGTTTCCAAACGCACTTGATCAATCTGCATAATCAGCCCTTTAAAATTACGGATACAGACGGTCAACCCATCCAAGTCCCGACCGAGCTGAAAAATGAACTGGTCGCCATCGCACCGGGCGAGCGTTATGACATTGAATTCACCGCAAGTGACAGCTTCACGGTTGACGATTATAACGACTCCGCAGCAGCGGAAGACATCAACATCCCAGTGATCGTCGGTGGAAAGAAACCGCAAATGGAGCACACCTCCAACGACAAACTGTCGACTGTAGACCTCACCAAATACGGTGCGAAAGAAACGCCCAAAGACCAGAAATACAATAAGGAGTTCCAGATGATCTTGAACAATAGCAAAGATGCCTCCGGTGAGGAAAAATACACGATCAACGGCCAAGTCTTCCCCGACATCCCGCCACTGACCGTGAAAAAAGACGACTGGGTCAAAGTGACCTTCAAAAACGTCGGCACCAGCGATCACCCGATGCACTTGCATGGACATTTCTTCCAAGTCCTGACGAAGAACGGCCAACCACTTCAATCTGACATTATGAAAGACACCCTAAATGTTCGCCCCGGAGAAGAATACGTGATCGCCTTCCAAGCAAACAACGACGGCGATTGGATGTTCCACTGCCACGATCTGCACCATGCGGCAGCCGGGATGATGACGGAGCTGAAGTACGAAGGCTACAAGCCATCCTTCACCCCGGACGCGAGCGCGAATAACATGCCGGAGTAA
- a CDS encoding TlpA family protein disulfide reductase yields the protein MQYRGLLTALLLMAVLAGVKNANGLEQNVASRNGTEPGTVASLPQPGYAAPDFILTDLEGRHVKMSELKGKKLFLNFWASWCPPCNDEMPDVVKLSQKYKGQVEFYGVNLTAQDKLEAARKFVETYKVNFPTLLDRNGDVARRYQAFAIPTTLTVDQNGIVVDRRNGQLSPTAMEGLIRNLVELK from the coding sequence ATGCAGTACCGTGGGTTATTGACAGCCTTGTTGCTTATGGCTGTCTTGGCAGGAGTCAAGAATGCAAATGGGCTTGAGCAAAACGTCGCATCACGAAATGGGACTGAACCAGGAACGGTCGCTTCTTTGCCACAACCGGGTTATGCGGCTCCGGACTTCATCCTGACAGATTTAGAGGGTCGTCATGTGAAGATGAGCGAATTAAAGGGCAAGAAATTGTTTTTGAACTTCTGGGCCTCTTGGTGCCCGCCGTGCAATGACGAGATGCCGGACGTCGTAAAACTGAGCCAGAAGTACAAGGGGCAAGTGGAATTCTACGGCGTCAATCTAACCGCTCAAGACAAACTTGAGGCTGCACGAAAGTTCGTGGAAACTTACAAGGTCAACTTCCCAACCCTATTAGATCGCAACGGTGACGTCGCGCGGCGGTATCAGGCCTTCGCCATCCCGACCACCCTTACAGTTGACCAAAATGGGATTGTGGTGGATCGCCGAAATGGTCAATTGTCACCGACCGCAATGGAAGGATTAATTCGAAACTTGGTGGAGTTGAAGTGA